The following coding sequences are from one Ooceraea biroi isolate clonal line C1 chromosome 5, Obir_v5.4, whole genome shotgun sequence window:
- the LOC105285195 gene encoding serine protease inhibitor 3/4 isoform X4, whose amino-acid sequence MLWVNCDLSSRQRFQFRRSIVIVTFRIFELCVIVIIFARGCQRKVKIRHSLTPKHMCTCDILADVILSMVKAWIEPGASVSCLQNTPASALRNTHISRYFYLQKSFLAFCLIASAMAHPTVSSNPQFQIVSQGANLFSTNFVKAIAKDQQQQENLICSPLSLTVALSMAAVGSAGNTEAQFKEVLKLPASKTESLAGYQTLIDTLNNVENVTLKLANKMFIAENFAVKPEYKQNLQTYYHSDIDSVNFGEPQKAADTINAWCKEKTNDRIDGVVTPNDVGPSTALVLANAVYFKGNWATQFDPLLTSDRPFHVDASTVKNVPTMFRKGNYKFAELPQYEAKCIELPYANKDISMVIILPDKVDGLPALTERLDEVTNECNNLLSRAYEREIEVFLPKFKTEVKMQLGDLLTQKMGLTEPFSDGANFSGISDVPLKISKVIQKAFIEVNEEGSEAAAVTVSEICLESDWEEQLVFDVDRPFHYYIYYNNWMSYISLFEGRVIMPEILPVNQ is encoded by the exons ATGCTGTGGGTCAACTGCGACCTTTCGTCGCGCCAGCGATTCCAGTTTCGAAGAAGCATAGTAATCgt GACATTCCGCATATTTGAACTGTgcgtaattgtaataatatttgcacGCGGTTGCCAGCGGAAGGTTAAAATTAGACATTCCCTAACACCGAAACACATGTGTACTTGTGATATATTGGCTGACGTAATCTTATCGATGGTAAAGGCGTGGATCGAACCAGGAGCATCTGTCAGTTGCCTGCAGAACACGCCCGCTTCAGCTTTGCGGAATACGCATATATCCCGTTACTTTTACT TACAAAAGAGCTTTTTGGCATTTTGCCTGATTGCATCAGCCATGGCTCACCCAACTGTATCATCCAATCCGCAATTTCAAATTGTCTCCCAGGGTGCCAATCTGTTCTCTACCAACTTTGTTAAG GCTATAGCAAAGGACCAGCAGCAACAGGAAAACCTGATATGTTCTCCTTTGAGTCTTACCGTCGCTCTGAGCATGGCTGCTGTCGGTTCCGCCGGAAACACCGAGGCGCAATTTAAGGAGGTTCTTAAGCTCCCGGCTTCGAAGACAGAGTCCTTGGCTGGCTATCAAACCCTTATCGACACTTTGAAC AATGTCGAGAATGTTACCTTGAAGCTCGCCAACAAGATGTTTATCGCTGAAAACTTTGCGGTGAAACCTGAGTACAAACAGAACCTCCAGACGTACTACCATTCTGACATCGACTCGGTGAACTTTGGTGAACCCCAAAAAGCTGCGGATACCATCAACGCTTGGTGCAAGGAAAAAACCAACGATCGCATCGACGGCGTTGTTACTCCCA ATGATGTGGGTCCATCGACTGCATTAGTACTCGCGAACGCGGTGTATTTCAAAGGCAATTGGGCTACCCAGTTCGATCCATTACTTACCAGCGATCGTCCGTTCCACGTTGACGCCAGCACTGTGAAGAATGTTCCTACCATGTTCAGAAAAGGCAACTACAAATTCGCCGAGCTGCCGCAGTACGAGGCTAAATGCATCGAGCTGCCGTATGCG AATAAGGATATCAGCATGGTGATCATCCTGCCTGACAAGGTCGATGGGTTGCCAGCATTGACCGAAAGACTCGACGAAGTTACCAACGAGTGCAACAATCTGCTCAGTCGCGCTTACGAACGTGAAATTGAAGTGTTTCTACCCAAATTCAAAACTGAGGTCAAGATGCAGCTTGGAGATCTGTTGACCCAAAAG ATGGGCCTTACTGAGCCATTTAGCGATGGTGCTAACTTTAGTGGGATCTCGGACGTACCTTTGAAGATCAGCAAAGtcatacagaaagctttcattGAAGTCAACGAGGAGGGTAGTGAAGCTGCTGCCGTCACTG TTTCGGAAATCTGCCTTGAAAGCGATTGGGAAGAACAATTGGTGTTTGATGTAGACCGAccgtttcattattatatttattacaataactgGATgtcatatatatcattatttgagGGTCGTGTGATCATGCCAGAAATCCTACCAGTGAACCAATAG
- the LOC105285195 gene encoding antichymotrypsin-2 isoform X17: MLWVNCDLSSRQRFQFRRSIVIVTFRIFELCVIVIIFARGCQRKVKIRHSLTPKHMCTCDILADVILSMVKAWIEPGASVSCLQNTPASALRNTHISRYFYLQKSFLAFCLIASAMAHPTVSSNPQFQIVSQGANLFSTNFVKAIAKDQQQQENLICSPLSLTVALSMAAVGSAGNTEAQFKEVLKLPASKTESLAGYQTLIDTLNNVENVTLKLANKMFIAENFAVKPEYKQNLQTYYHSDIDSVNFGEPQKAADTINAWCKEKTNDRIDGVVTPNDVGPSTALVLANAVYFKGNWATQFDPLLTSDRPFHVDASTVKNVPTMFRKGNYKFAELPQYEAKCIELPYANKDISMVIILPDKVDGLPALTERLDEVTNECNNLLSRAYEREIEVFLPKFKTEVKMQLGDLLTQKMGLTEPFSDGANFSGISDVPLKISKVIQKAFIEVNEEGSEAAAVTVIGVVLGSALSQRLVFNINRPFHYHIRHQPSNTFLFEGYINKPEVN, translated from the exons ATGCTGTGGGTCAACTGCGACCTTTCGTCGCGCCAGCGATTCCAGTTTCGAAGAAGCATAGTAATCgt GACATTCCGCATATTTGAACTGTgcgtaattgtaataatatttgcacGCGGTTGCCAGCGGAAGGTTAAAATTAGACATTCCCTAACACCGAAACACATGTGTACTTGTGATATATTGGCTGACGTAATCTTATCGATGGTAAAGGCGTGGATCGAACCAGGAGCATCTGTCAGTTGCCTGCAGAACACGCCCGCTTCAGCTTTGCGGAATACGCATATATCCCGTTACTTTTACT TACAAAAGAGCTTTTTGGCATTTTGCCTGATTGCATCAGCCATGGCTCACCCAACTGTATCATCCAATCCGCAATTTCAAATTGTCTCCCAGGGTGCCAATCTGTTCTCTACCAACTTTGTTAAG GCTATAGCAAAGGACCAGCAGCAACAGGAAAACCTGATATGTTCTCCTTTGAGTCTTACCGTCGCTCTGAGCATGGCTGCTGTCGGTTCCGCCGGAAACACCGAGGCGCAATTTAAGGAGGTTCTTAAGCTCCCGGCTTCGAAGACAGAGTCCTTGGCTGGCTATCAAACCCTTATCGACACTTTGAAC AATGTCGAGAATGTTACCTTGAAGCTCGCCAACAAGATGTTTATCGCTGAAAACTTTGCGGTGAAACCTGAGTACAAACAGAACCTCCAGACGTACTACCATTCTGACATCGACTCGGTGAACTTTGGTGAACCCCAAAAAGCTGCGGATACCATCAACGCTTGGTGCAAGGAAAAAACCAACGATCGCATCGACGGCGTTGTTACTCCCA ATGATGTGGGTCCATCGACTGCATTAGTACTCGCGAACGCGGTGTATTTCAAAGGCAATTGGGCTACCCAGTTCGATCCATTACTTACCAGCGATCGTCCGTTCCACGTTGACGCCAGCACTGTGAAGAATGTTCCTACCATGTTCAGAAAAGGCAACTACAAATTCGCCGAGCTGCCGCAGTACGAGGCTAAATGCATCGAGCTGCCGTATGCG AATAAGGATATCAGCATGGTGATCATCCTGCCTGACAAGGTCGATGGGTTGCCAGCATTGACCGAAAGACTCGACGAAGTTACCAACGAGTGCAACAATCTGCTCAGTCGCGCTTACGAACGTGAAATTGAAGTGTTTCTACCCAAATTCAAAACTGAGGTCAAGATGCAGCTTGGAGATCTGTTGACCCAAAAG ATGGGCCTTACTGAGCCATTTAGCGATGGTGCTAACTTTAGTGGGATCTCGGACGTACCTTTGAAGATCAGCAAAGtcatacagaaagctttcattGAAGTCAACGAGGAGGGTAGTGAAGCTGCTGCCGTCACTG TTATAGGAGTTGTTCTAGGAAGTGCACTCAGTCAACGATTAGTATTCAACATAAACCGACCATTCCATTATCACATCCGTCACCAGCCATCGAATACCTTTCTATTTGAGGGATACATAAATAAACCAGAAGTGAATTAA
- the LOC105285195 gene encoding serpin B6 isoform X2: MLWVNCDLSSRQRFQFRRSIVIVTFRIFELCVIVIIFARGCQRKVKIRHSLTPKHMCTCDILADVILSMVKAWIEPGASVSCLQNTPASALRNTHISRYFYLQKSFLAFCLIASAMAHPTVSSNPQFQIVSQGANLFSTNFVKAIAKDQQQQENLICSPLSLTVALSMAAVGSAGNTEAQFKEVLKLPASKTESLAGYQTLIDTLNNVENVTLKLANKMFIAENFAVKPEYKQNLQTYYHSDIDSVNFGEPQKAADTINAWCKEKTNDRIDGVVTPNDVGPSTALVLANAVYFKGNWATQFDPLLTSDRPFHVDASTVKNVPTMFRKGNYKFAELPQYEAKCIELPYANKDISMVIILPDKVDGLPALTERLDEVTNECNNLLSRAYEREIEVFLPKFKTEVKMQLGDLLTQKMGLTEPFSDGANFSGISDVPLKISKVIQKAFIEVNEEGSEAAAVTEVGFEMRCLVITPTVQIDHPFLYSIVKVLQDQETGNRDIVPLFSGMITVPSY; the protein is encoded by the exons ATGCTGTGGGTCAACTGCGACCTTTCGTCGCGCCAGCGATTCCAGTTTCGAAGAAGCATAGTAATCgt GACATTCCGCATATTTGAACTGTgcgtaattgtaataatatttgcacGCGGTTGCCAGCGGAAGGTTAAAATTAGACATTCCCTAACACCGAAACACATGTGTACTTGTGATATATTGGCTGACGTAATCTTATCGATGGTAAAGGCGTGGATCGAACCAGGAGCATCTGTCAGTTGCCTGCAGAACACGCCCGCTTCAGCTTTGCGGAATACGCATATATCCCGTTACTTTTACT TACAAAAGAGCTTTTTGGCATTTTGCCTGATTGCATCAGCCATGGCTCACCCAACTGTATCATCCAATCCGCAATTTCAAATTGTCTCCCAGGGTGCCAATCTGTTCTCTACCAACTTTGTTAAG GCTATAGCAAAGGACCAGCAGCAACAGGAAAACCTGATATGTTCTCCTTTGAGTCTTACCGTCGCTCTGAGCATGGCTGCTGTCGGTTCCGCCGGAAACACCGAGGCGCAATTTAAGGAGGTTCTTAAGCTCCCGGCTTCGAAGACAGAGTCCTTGGCTGGCTATCAAACCCTTATCGACACTTTGAAC AATGTCGAGAATGTTACCTTGAAGCTCGCCAACAAGATGTTTATCGCTGAAAACTTTGCGGTGAAACCTGAGTACAAACAGAACCTCCAGACGTACTACCATTCTGACATCGACTCGGTGAACTTTGGTGAACCCCAAAAAGCTGCGGATACCATCAACGCTTGGTGCAAGGAAAAAACCAACGATCGCATCGACGGCGTTGTTACTCCCA ATGATGTGGGTCCATCGACTGCATTAGTACTCGCGAACGCGGTGTATTTCAAAGGCAATTGGGCTACCCAGTTCGATCCATTACTTACCAGCGATCGTCCGTTCCACGTTGACGCCAGCACTGTGAAGAATGTTCCTACCATGTTCAGAAAAGGCAACTACAAATTCGCCGAGCTGCCGCAGTACGAGGCTAAATGCATCGAGCTGCCGTATGCG AATAAGGATATCAGCATGGTGATCATCCTGCCTGACAAGGTCGATGGGTTGCCAGCATTGACCGAAAGACTCGACGAAGTTACCAACGAGTGCAACAATCTGCTCAGTCGCGCTTACGAACGTGAAATTGAAGTGTTTCTACCCAAATTCAAAACTGAGGTCAAGATGCAGCTTGGAGATCTGTTGACCCAAAAG ATGGGCCTTACTGAGCCATTTAGCGATGGTGCTAACTTTAGTGGGATCTCGGACGTACCTTTGAAGATCAGCAAAGtcatacagaaagctttcattGAAGTCAACGAGGAGGGTAGTGAAGCTGCTGCCGTCACTG AAGTCGGGTTCGAAATGCGCTGCCTGGTGATAACACCCACCGTACAAATCGATCATCCATTCCTTTATAGTATCGTCAAGGTTCTTCAGGATCAGGAAACTGGGAACCGTGACATCGTACCGCTATTCAGCGGAATGATCACCGTGCCATCTTATTAA
- the LOC105285195 gene encoding antichymotrypsin-2 isoform X16: MLWVNCDLSSRQRFQFRRSIVIVTFRIFELCVIVIIFARGCQRKVKIRHSLTPKHMCTCDILADVILSMVKAWIEPGASVSCLQNTPASALRNTHISRYFYLQKSFLAFCLIASAMAHPTVSSNPQFQIVSQGANLFSTNFVKAIAKDQQQQENLICSPLSLTVALSMAAVGSAGNTEAQFKEVLKLPASKTESLAGYQTLIDTLNNVENVTLKLANKMFIAENFAVKPEYKQNLQTYYHSDIDSVNFGEPQKAADTINAWCKEKTNDRIDGVVTPNDVGPSTALVLANAVYFKGNWATQFDPLLTSDRPFHVDASTVKNVPTMFRKGNYKFAELPQYEAKCIELPYANKDISMVIILPDKVDGLPALTERLDEVTNECNNLLSRAYEREIEVFLPKFKTEVKMQLGDLLTQKMGLTEPFSDGANFSGISDVPLKISKVIQKAFIEVNEEGSEAAAVTVLTAVPISLVIPQPRRFDINRPFYHYIKYNTPNMVLFEGRVTKPQI, translated from the exons ATGCTGTGGGTCAACTGCGACCTTTCGTCGCGCCAGCGATTCCAGTTTCGAAGAAGCATAGTAATCgt GACATTCCGCATATTTGAACTGTgcgtaattgtaataatatttgcacGCGGTTGCCAGCGGAAGGTTAAAATTAGACATTCCCTAACACCGAAACACATGTGTACTTGTGATATATTGGCTGACGTAATCTTATCGATGGTAAAGGCGTGGATCGAACCAGGAGCATCTGTCAGTTGCCTGCAGAACACGCCCGCTTCAGCTTTGCGGAATACGCATATATCCCGTTACTTTTACT TACAAAAGAGCTTTTTGGCATTTTGCCTGATTGCATCAGCCATGGCTCACCCAACTGTATCATCCAATCCGCAATTTCAAATTGTCTCCCAGGGTGCCAATCTGTTCTCTACCAACTTTGTTAAG GCTATAGCAAAGGACCAGCAGCAACAGGAAAACCTGATATGTTCTCCTTTGAGTCTTACCGTCGCTCTGAGCATGGCTGCTGTCGGTTCCGCCGGAAACACCGAGGCGCAATTTAAGGAGGTTCTTAAGCTCCCGGCTTCGAAGACAGAGTCCTTGGCTGGCTATCAAACCCTTATCGACACTTTGAAC AATGTCGAGAATGTTACCTTGAAGCTCGCCAACAAGATGTTTATCGCTGAAAACTTTGCGGTGAAACCTGAGTACAAACAGAACCTCCAGACGTACTACCATTCTGACATCGACTCGGTGAACTTTGGTGAACCCCAAAAAGCTGCGGATACCATCAACGCTTGGTGCAAGGAAAAAACCAACGATCGCATCGACGGCGTTGTTACTCCCA ATGATGTGGGTCCATCGACTGCATTAGTACTCGCGAACGCGGTGTATTTCAAAGGCAATTGGGCTACCCAGTTCGATCCATTACTTACCAGCGATCGTCCGTTCCACGTTGACGCCAGCACTGTGAAGAATGTTCCTACCATGTTCAGAAAAGGCAACTACAAATTCGCCGAGCTGCCGCAGTACGAGGCTAAATGCATCGAGCTGCCGTATGCG AATAAGGATATCAGCATGGTGATCATCCTGCCTGACAAGGTCGATGGGTTGCCAGCATTGACCGAAAGACTCGACGAAGTTACCAACGAGTGCAACAATCTGCTCAGTCGCGCTTACGAACGTGAAATTGAAGTGTTTCTACCCAAATTCAAAACTGAGGTCAAGATGCAGCTTGGAGATCTGTTGACCCAAAAG ATGGGCCTTACTGAGCCATTTAGCGATGGTGCTAACTTTAGTGGGATCTCGGACGTACCTTTGAAGATCAGCAAAGtcatacagaaagctttcattGAAGTCAACGAGGAGGGTAGTGAAGCTGCTGCCGTCACTG TCCTCACAGCAGTGCCTATTAGTCTGGTGATACCGCAACCACGACGATTTGACATAAATCGACCGTTTTACCATTACATTAAGTACAATACGCCGAACATGGTTTTGTTCGAGGGCCGTGTGACCAAGCCACAAATCTAG
- the LOC105285195 gene encoding antitrypsin isoform X18, with protein sequence MLWVNCDLSSRQRFQFRRSIVIVTFRIFELCVIVIIFARGCQRKVKIRHSLTPKHMCTCDILADVILSMVKAWIEPGASVSCLQNTPASALRNTHISRYFYLQKSFLAFCLIASAMAHPTVSSNPQFQIVSQGANLFSTNFVKAIAKDQQQQENLICSPLSLTVALSMAAVGSAGNTEAQFKEVLKLPASKTESLAGYQTLIDTLNNVENVTLKLANKMFIAENFAVKPEYKQNLQTYYHSDIDSVNFGEPQKAADTINAWCKEKTNDRIDGVVTPNDVGPSTALVLANAVYFKGNWATQFDPLLTSDRPFHVDASTVKNVPTMFRKGNYKFAELPQYEAKCIELPYANKDISMVIILPDKVDGLPALTERLDEVTNECNNLLSRAYEREIEVFLPKFKTEVKMQLGDLLTQKMGLTEPFSDGANFSGISDVPLKISKVIQKAFIEVNEEGSEAAAVTVVAILPGLPAPPRIPLIFNADRPFYYTIKQNVASIFVGYIVEPRL encoded by the exons ATGCTGTGGGTCAACTGCGACCTTTCGTCGCGCCAGCGATTCCAGTTTCGAAGAAGCATAGTAATCgt GACATTCCGCATATTTGAACTGTgcgtaattgtaataatatttgcacGCGGTTGCCAGCGGAAGGTTAAAATTAGACATTCCCTAACACCGAAACACATGTGTACTTGTGATATATTGGCTGACGTAATCTTATCGATGGTAAAGGCGTGGATCGAACCAGGAGCATCTGTCAGTTGCCTGCAGAACACGCCCGCTTCAGCTTTGCGGAATACGCATATATCCCGTTACTTTTACT TACAAAAGAGCTTTTTGGCATTTTGCCTGATTGCATCAGCCATGGCTCACCCAACTGTATCATCCAATCCGCAATTTCAAATTGTCTCCCAGGGTGCCAATCTGTTCTCTACCAACTTTGTTAAG GCTATAGCAAAGGACCAGCAGCAACAGGAAAACCTGATATGTTCTCCTTTGAGTCTTACCGTCGCTCTGAGCATGGCTGCTGTCGGTTCCGCCGGAAACACCGAGGCGCAATTTAAGGAGGTTCTTAAGCTCCCGGCTTCGAAGACAGAGTCCTTGGCTGGCTATCAAACCCTTATCGACACTTTGAAC AATGTCGAGAATGTTACCTTGAAGCTCGCCAACAAGATGTTTATCGCTGAAAACTTTGCGGTGAAACCTGAGTACAAACAGAACCTCCAGACGTACTACCATTCTGACATCGACTCGGTGAACTTTGGTGAACCCCAAAAAGCTGCGGATACCATCAACGCTTGGTGCAAGGAAAAAACCAACGATCGCATCGACGGCGTTGTTACTCCCA ATGATGTGGGTCCATCGACTGCATTAGTACTCGCGAACGCGGTGTATTTCAAAGGCAATTGGGCTACCCAGTTCGATCCATTACTTACCAGCGATCGTCCGTTCCACGTTGACGCCAGCACTGTGAAGAATGTTCCTACCATGTTCAGAAAAGGCAACTACAAATTCGCCGAGCTGCCGCAGTACGAGGCTAAATGCATCGAGCTGCCGTATGCG AATAAGGATATCAGCATGGTGATCATCCTGCCTGACAAGGTCGATGGGTTGCCAGCATTGACCGAAAGACTCGACGAAGTTACCAACGAGTGCAACAATCTGCTCAGTCGCGCTTACGAACGTGAAATTGAAGTGTTTCTACCCAAATTCAAAACTGAGGTCAAGATGCAGCTTGGAGATCTGTTGACCCAAAAG ATGGGCCTTACTGAGCCATTTAGCGATGGTGCTAACTTTAGTGGGATCTCGGACGTACCTTTGAAGATCAGCAAAGtcatacagaaagctttcattGAAGTCAACGAGGAGGGTAGTGAAGCTGCTGCCGTCACTG TGGTAGCAATCTTACCAGGCCTGCCGGCTCCTCCACGCATACCGCTAATTTTCAACGCGGACAGACCTTTCTACTACACCATTAAGCAGAACGTAGCATCGATCTTCGTCGGATACATAGTTGAACCTCGACTTTAA
- the LOC105285195 gene encoding serpin B6 isoform X7: MLWVNCDLSSRQRFQFRRSIVIVTFRIFELCVIVIIFARGCQRKVKIRHSLTPKHMCTCDILADVILSMVKAWIEPGASVSCLQNTPASALRNTHISRYFYLQKSFLAFCLIASAMAHPTVSSNPQFQIVSQGANLFSTNFVKAIAKDQQQQENLICSPLSLTVALSMAAVGSAGNTEAQFKEVLKLPASKTESLAGYQTLIDTLNNVENVTLKLANKMFIAENFAVKPEYKQNLQTYYHSDIDSVNFGEPQKAADTINAWCKEKTNDRIDGVVTPNDVGPSTALVLANAVYFKGNWATQFDPLLTSDRPFHVDASTVKNVPTMFRKGNYKFAELPQYEAKCIELPYANKDISMVIILPDKVDGLPALTERLDEVTNECNNLLSRAYEREIEVFLPKFKTEVKMQLGDLLTQKMGLTEPFSDGANFSGISDVPLKISKVIQKAFIEVNEEGSEAAAVTVGFEMRCLVITPTVQIDHPFLYSIVKVLQDQETGNRDIVPLFSGMITVPSY; encoded by the exons ATGCTGTGGGTCAACTGCGACCTTTCGTCGCGCCAGCGATTCCAGTTTCGAAGAAGCATAGTAATCgt GACATTCCGCATATTTGAACTGTgcgtaattgtaataatatttgcacGCGGTTGCCAGCGGAAGGTTAAAATTAGACATTCCCTAACACCGAAACACATGTGTACTTGTGATATATTGGCTGACGTAATCTTATCGATGGTAAAGGCGTGGATCGAACCAGGAGCATCTGTCAGTTGCCTGCAGAACACGCCCGCTTCAGCTTTGCGGAATACGCATATATCCCGTTACTTTTACT TACAAAAGAGCTTTTTGGCATTTTGCCTGATTGCATCAGCCATGGCTCACCCAACTGTATCATCCAATCCGCAATTTCAAATTGTCTCCCAGGGTGCCAATCTGTTCTCTACCAACTTTGTTAAG GCTATAGCAAAGGACCAGCAGCAACAGGAAAACCTGATATGTTCTCCTTTGAGTCTTACCGTCGCTCTGAGCATGGCTGCTGTCGGTTCCGCCGGAAACACCGAGGCGCAATTTAAGGAGGTTCTTAAGCTCCCGGCTTCGAAGACAGAGTCCTTGGCTGGCTATCAAACCCTTATCGACACTTTGAAC AATGTCGAGAATGTTACCTTGAAGCTCGCCAACAAGATGTTTATCGCTGAAAACTTTGCGGTGAAACCTGAGTACAAACAGAACCTCCAGACGTACTACCATTCTGACATCGACTCGGTGAACTTTGGTGAACCCCAAAAAGCTGCGGATACCATCAACGCTTGGTGCAAGGAAAAAACCAACGATCGCATCGACGGCGTTGTTACTCCCA ATGATGTGGGTCCATCGACTGCATTAGTACTCGCGAACGCGGTGTATTTCAAAGGCAATTGGGCTACCCAGTTCGATCCATTACTTACCAGCGATCGTCCGTTCCACGTTGACGCCAGCACTGTGAAGAATGTTCCTACCATGTTCAGAAAAGGCAACTACAAATTCGCCGAGCTGCCGCAGTACGAGGCTAAATGCATCGAGCTGCCGTATGCG AATAAGGATATCAGCATGGTGATCATCCTGCCTGACAAGGTCGATGGGTTGCCAGCATTGACCGAAAGACTCGACGAAGTTACCAACGAGTGCAACAATCTGCTCAGTCGCGCTTACGAACGTGAAATTGAAGTGTTTCTACCCAAATTCAAAACTGAGGTCAAGATGCAGCTTGGAGATCTGTTGACCCAAAAG ATGGGCCTTACTGAGCCATTTAGCGATGGTGCTAACTTTAGTGGGATCTCGGACGTACCTTTGAAGATCAGCAAAGtcatacagaaagctttcattGAAGTCAACGAGGAGGGTAGTGAAGCTGCTGCCGTCACTG TCGGGTTCGAAATGCGCTGCCTGGTGATAACACCCACCGTACAAATCGATCATCCATTCCTTTATAGTATCGTCAAGGTTCTTCAGGATCAGGAAACTGGGAACCGTGACATCGTACCGCTATTCAGCGGAATGATCACCGTGCCATCTTATTAA
- the LOC105285195 gene encoding antitrypsin isoform X5, with protein sequence MLWVNCDLSSRQRFQFRRSIVIVTFRIFELCVIVIIFARGCQRKVKIRHSLTPKHMCTCDILADVILSMVKAWIEPGASVSCLQNTPASALRNTHISRYFYLQKSFLAFCLIASAMAHPTVSSNPQFQIVSQGANLFSTNFVKAIAKDQQQQENLICSPLSLTVALSMAAVGSAGNTEAQFKEVLKLPASKTESLAGYQTLIDTLNNVENVTLKLANKMFIAENFAVKPEYKQNLQTYYHSDIDSVNFGEPQKAADTINAWCKEKTNDRIDGVVTPNDVGPSTALVLANAVYFKGNWATQFDPLLTSDRPFHVDASTVKNVPTMFRKGNYKFAELPQYEAKCIELPYANKDISMVIILPDKVDGLPALTERLDEVTNECNNLLSRAYEREIEVFLPKFKTEVKMQLGDLLTQKMGLTEPFSDGANFSGISDVPLKISKVIQKAFIEVNEEGSEAAAVTVIIMDRSGRVYDFFKIDRPFYYAIVSRSSNTPEETRNVVTLFSGRIVNPNDQ encoded by the exons ATGCTGTGGGTCAACTGCGACCTTTCGTCGCGCCAGCGATTCCAGTTTCGAAGAAGCATAGTAATCgt GACATTCCGCATATTTGAACTGTgcgtaattgtaataatatttgcacGCGGTTGCCAGCGGAAGGTTAAAATTAGACATTCCCTAACACCGAAACACATGTGTACTTGTGATATATTGGCTGACGTAATCTTATCGATGGTAAAGGCGTGGATCGAACCAGGAGCATCTGTCAGTTGCCTGCAGAACACGCCCGCTTCAGCTTTGCGGAATACGCATATATCCCGTTACTTTTACT TACAAAAGAGCTTTTTGGCATTTTGCCTGATTGCATCAGCCATGGCTCACCCAACTGTATCATCCAATCCGCAATTTCAAATTGTCTCCCAGGGTGCCAATCTGTTCTCTACCAACTTTGTTAAG GCTATAGCAAAGGACCAGCAGCAACAGGAAAACCTGATATGTTCTCCTTTGAGTCTTACCGTCGCTCTGAGCATGGCTGCTGTCGGTTCCGCCGGAAACACCGAGGCGCAATTTAAGGAGGTTCTTAAGCTCCCGGCTTCGAAGACAGAGTCCTTGGCTGGCTATCAAACCCTTATCGACACTTTGAAC AATGTCGAGAATGTTACCTTGAAGCTCGCCAACAAGATGTTTATCGCTGAAAACTTTGCGGTGAAACCTGAGTACAAACAGAACCTCCAGACGTACTACCATTCTGACATCGACTCGGTGAACTTTGGTGAACCCCAAAAAGCTGCGGATACCATCAACGCTTGGTGCAAGGAAAAAACCAACGATCGCATCGACGGCGTTGTTACTCCCA ATGATGTGGGTCCATCGACTGCATTAGTACTCGCGAACGCGGTGTATTTCAAAGGCAATTGGGCTACCCAGTTCGATCCATTACTTACCAGCGATCGTCCGTTCCACGTTGACGCCAGCACTGTGAAGAATGTTCCTACCATGTTCAGAAAAGGCAACTACAAATTCGCCGAGCTGCCGCAGTACGAGGCTAAATGCATCGAGCTGCCGTATGCG AATAAGGATATCAGCATGGTGATCATCCTGCCTGACAAGGTCGATGGGTTGCCAGCATTGACCGAAAGACTCGACGAAGTTACCAACGAGTGCAACAATCTGCTCAGTCGCGCTTACGAACGTGAAATTGAAGTGTTTCTACCCAAATTCAAAACTGAGGTCAAGATGCAGCTTGGAGATCTGTTGACCCAAAAG ATGGGCCTTACTGAGCCATTTAGCGATGGTGCTAACTTTAGTGGGATCTCGGACGTACCTTTGAAGATCAGCAAAGtcatacagaaagctttcattGAAGTCAACGAGGAGGGTAGTGAAGCTGCTGCCGTCACTG TGATTATAATGGACAGATCTGGAAGAGTCTACGATTTCTTTAAAATCGATCGACCATTTTATTACGCCATCGTCTCCAGATCTTCCAATACACCAGAAGAAACTCGCAATGTTGTTACACTGTTCTCCGGACGCATCGTTAATCCGAATGATCAATAA